In Chloracidobacterium sp., one genomic interval encodes:
- a CDS encoding phosphoserine transaminase: MAHTASPPARPTVRPNNPRFSSGPTAKRPGWSLAALEGALLGRSHRAKEPKARLAEVILRSKRLLGLPEDWRLGIVPASDTGAIEMAMWTLLGPRPVDVIAFESFGEAWATDVVKQLKVEHRILTAPYGKLPDLTAVDWSHDVVFCWNGTTSGVRIPDGSWIAPDRAGLAICDATSAVFAMELPYDRLDVVTWSWQKVLGGEAAHGMLALSPRAVERLLSHKPAWPLPKIFRLVSGGKLIEGIFKGETINTPSMLCVEDALDGLAWAESIGGLSGLIRRSEANLAAVARWVEKTPNYAFLAEDPRTRSSTSICLSIVAPWFTALPAEKKSEAAKAIAALLESEGVALDVGGYRDAPPGLRLWGGATVETADIEAVLPWLDWAADTVAQRFVTVPAGA, encoded by the coding sequence ATGGCGCACACCGCCTCGCCGCCCGCGCGGCCAACCGTCCGTCCCAACAACCCGCGCTTTTCCTCCGGGCCCACCGCCAAGCGACCGGGCTGGTCGCTCGCCGCGCTCGAGGGCGCGCTGCTTGGCCGGTCACACCGGGCGAAGGAGCCGAAAGCCCGCCTCGCCGAGGTTATTTTGCGCTCGAAACGGCTTCTCGGCCTGCCCGAGGATTGGCGTCTCGGCATCGTTCCCGCCTCCGACACGGGTGCGATCGAGATGGCGATGTGGACCTTGCTCGGCCCTCGGCCCGTCGACGTGATCGCCTTTGAATCGTTCGGCGAAGCCTGGGCCACCGATGTCGTGAAGCAGCTCAAGGTTGAGCACCGCATTCTCACGGCTCCTTACGGCAAGCTGCCTGACCTGACCGCTGTCGACTGGTCGCACGATGTCGTCTTCTGCTGGAACGGCACGACCTCGGGGGTGCGCATTCCCGACGGCTCGTGGATCGCGCCCGACCGGGCGGGGCTTGCGATCTGCGATGCCACCTCGGCTGTGTTCGCGATGGAGCTTCCCTACGACCGGCTCGATGTCGTCACCTGGTCATGGCAGAAGGTGCTCGGCGGTGAGGCGGCGCACGGCATGCTGGCGCTGTCGCCCCGTGCGGTGGAACGGCTCCTCTCGCACAAGCCTGCTTGGCCGCTGCCGAAGATCTTCCGCTTGGTTTCCGGCGGCAAGCTGATCGAGGGTATCTTCAAGGGCGAGACCATCAACACCCCTTCCATGCTCTGCGTGGAAGATGCGTTGGACGGGCTTGCTTGGGCTGAGTCGATCGGGGGGCTTTCCGGGCTCATCCGACGGTCCGAGGCCAATCTTGCCGCGGTCGCGCGCTGGGTTGAGAAGACGCCGAACTACGCCTTCCTCGCCGAGGATCCGCGCACGCGCTCCTCGACCTCGATTTGCCTCTCCATCGTCGCACCGTGGTTCACCGCGCTTCCGGCCGAGAAGAAGAGCGAGGCGGCGAAGGCGATCGCCGCACTGCTGGAGTCTGAAGGGGTGGCCCTGGATGTTGGCGGCTATCGCGACGCGCCGCCCGGGCTGAGGCTCTGGGGCGGGGCGACGGTGGAGACGGCCGACATCGAGGCTGTGCTGCCTTGGCTCGATTGGGCAGCGGATACGGTCGCGCAGCGTTTCGTGACCGTTCCTGCCGGGGCGTGA